In Flavobacterium sp. CS20, a single window of DNA contains:
- a CDS encoding bifunctional 3-deoxy-7-phosphoheptulonate synthase/chorismate mutase type II, translated as MTNQNTFKNWLEAFNLEHPLVIAGPCSAETEDQVLKIAHQLKNTDTSVMRAGIWKPRTKPGNFEGVGKIGLDWLKKAKAETGLKIATEVANKTHVDLALEADVDVLWIGARSTVSPFIVQDIADALKGTDKIVLVKNPVNPDLSLWLGAVERLHKADIPNLGVIHRGFSTYEKTRYRNNPEWQLAVDLQNEFPDLPLIVDPSHIAGRRDIIFDICQTALDLNYDGIMVETHHLPDEAWSDLAQQITPEALDQMTKVLKIRKEHSEANEFKNKLNTLRTKIDVIDHQIINQLGKRMKIADEIGTLKKKNNVAILQTKRWNEILDKMIKEGTENGLSEDFVTKFLKAIHQESIAHQHKVLTGDKK; from the coding sequence ATGACAAATCAAAACACATTTAAAAACTGGTTAGAAGCTTTCAATCTTGAACATCCTCTGGTCATTGCTGGACCCTGTAGTGCAGAAACCGAAGATCAAGTACTTAAAATTGCTCATCAACTTAAAAACACAGACACCTCGGTAATGCGTGCTGGCATTTGGAAACCCCGAACCAAACCAGGTAACTTTGAAGGCGTAGGTAAAATAGGCTTAGATTGGCTCAAAAAAGCCAAAGCCGAAACCGGACTCAAAATCGCTACCGAAGTGGCTAACAAAACTCATGTTGATTTAGCACTTGAAGCCGATGTTGATGTGTTGTGGATTGGAGCACGAAGCACCGTTAGCCCATTTATCGTTCAAGATATTGCCGATGCCTTAAAAGGTACAGATAAAATTGTATTGGTCAAAAACCCTGTCAATCCAGATTTATCACTTTGGCTCGGAGCAGTGGAACGCCTACATAAAGCTGATATCCCAAATCTCGGTGTCATTCATCGCGGATTTTCGACTTACGAAAAAACCCGATACCGAAACAACCCTGAATGGCAACTGGCGGTAGATTTACAAAATGAATTTCCAGATTTGCCTTTAATTGTCGATCCATCGCATATCGCTGGACGACGCGATATTATTTTTGATATTTGCCAGACTGCACTTGACCTTAATTACGATGGTATCATGGTAGAAACGCATCATTTGCCAGATGAAGCTTGGAGTGATCTTGCTCAACAAATCACGCCTGAGGCTTTAGACCAAATGACTAAAGTTTTAAAAATAAGAAAAGAACACAGTGAAGCGAATGAATTTAAAAACAAATTGAATACCTTAAGAACCAAAATTGATGTAATTGACCATCAAATTATCAATCAATTGGGCAAACGTATGAAAATTGCTGATGAAATTGGAACACTGAAAAAGAAAAATAACGTTGCTATTTTACAAACCAAACGCTGGAATGAAATTTTAGATAAAATGATAAAGGAAGGTACTGAAAATGGATTAAGTGAAGATTTTGTGACTAAATTTCTCAAAGCTATTCACCAAGAGTCCATTGCACATCAACATAAAGTTTTGACAGGAGATAAAAAATAA
- a CDS encoding T9SS type A sorting domain-containing protein, which yields MKLLIRFLLYIVLLPSLTAQTYTWEWAERGGGKRNIAGGGSIAYYSSYEHIRDIVIDSNNNYYYLATVGNDQSTYGDLPITTYDDGNSERDVYVFSTDAQGNFRFSKTIGGGFWSDFPGSLAIDAQDNIYVSGSAPASVQANDTPVHFDTDSIMPIGSLNTPSPANKNLYTLKYDSGGNFQWLRQPQSPNLSWVDIFPETQHFDMDVAPDGTVHWFCRIWLGSHLNGNLVVSDSMTAGQSVIIRYDTQGNYLSHILLDFDLDGFDGFNVSMDYDPVNNRYYLATHRLTGNSSLSFNGVLAPTTFLLALDTSGTLLWREDNVSNDNSPGMLITDVKVDNQGDIFITGKVNSGNVLNNSNDGESFAGYVFDQALDSGLGTTGSYLLKLNAQGNLLWGSNTDTFSFYPGRSISFFDNEVVLGLGLDNNTTWDGFSVGGSGYEASLVRFDKATGAVIEVIKTNSGTANAEITAVAADQLGNYVVGGFTESDLFVNDNTMPTLTKTGGVADFFTAKLACQNCNLSTDNPSASPDMVLYPNPARAQFSIKSQRPLSRYQIFDVQGRNIQHGQLNANPIDISSLENGVYLIKVISQNQHTQVLKLVVE from the coding sequence ATGAAACTTTTAATTCGCTTTTTATTATATATAGTTTTATTGCCGAGTTTAACCGCCCAGACCTATACCTGGGAATGGGCAGAACGCGGGGGAGGAAAACGGAATATAGCTGGCGGTGGCTCTATTGCTTATTATAGTAGTTATGAACACATTAGAGACATTGTAATAGATAGTAACAACAACTATTATTATCTGGCTACAGTAGGCAATGACCAAAGCACTTATGGCGACTTACCTATTACCACCTATGATGATGGCAATTCTGAACGCGATGTATATGTGTTTTCTACCGATGCGCAGGGCAATTTTAGGTTTAGTAAGACCATTGGTGGTGGGTTTTGGAGTGATTTTCCGGGATCTTTAGCCATAGATGCTCAGGATAATATTTATGTATCTGGTAGTGCACCTGCATCAGTACAGGCTAACGATACACCAGTTCATTTTGATACGGATAGTATTATGCCTATTGGCTCTTTAAACACGCCTTCACCAGCCAACAAAAACCTCTATACGCTAAAGTATGACAGTGGGGGTAATTTTCAATGGTTACGTCAACCCCAATCGCCCAACCTATCTTGGGTTGACATATTTCCAGAAACTCAACATTTCGACATGGATGTGGCACCAGATGGCACAGTGCATTGGTTTTGTAGGATATGGCTAGGAAGTCATTTAAACGGGAATTTGGTTGTATCAGATAGCATGACAGCAGGTCAATCGGTTATTATCCGCTATGATACCCAAGGCAATTACCTCTCGCATATCTTGTTAGATTTTGACCTTGATGGCTTTGATGGTTTTAACGTCTCTATGGATTATGACCCCGTTAATAATCGGTATTATTTGGCTACTCATCGTCTCACAGGAAATTCATCGCTCTCTTTTAATGGAGTGCTTGCTCCTACTACTTTTTTATTGGCTTTAGATACTTCTGGTACTCTTCTATGGCGAGAAGATAACGTAAGTAATGATAATTCTCCTGGAATGTTAATAACAGATGTTAAAGTAGATAACCAAGGTGATATATTTATTACTGGAAAAGTTAACAGCGGTAATGTTTTAAATAATTCTAACGATGGAGAATCCTTTGCTGGTTATGTTTTTGATCAAGCACTAGACAGTGGTCTTGGAACTACAGGTTCTTACTTGCTTAAACTCAATGCCCAAGGTAACCTATTATGGGGAAGTAACACAGATACCTTTTCATTTTATCCCGGAAGAAGTATTTCTTTTTTTGACAATGAAGTTGTTTTGGGTTTAGGACTTGACAATAACACCACTTGGGATGGGTTTAGTGTAGGCGGTAGTGGATATGAAGCCTCGTTGGTGCGCTTTGATAAAGCTACGGGAGCGGTGATAGAAGTTATAAAAACCAATAGCGGTACAGCCAATGCCGAGATTACCGCCGTAGCCGCAGACCAGTTGGGCAATTATGTGGTTGGCGGGTTTACAGAAAGCGACCTGTTTGTTAACGACAACACTATGCCAACCCTGACCAAAACAGGTGGAGTCGCAGATTTCTTTACTGCTAAGTTGGCTTGCCAAAATTGTAATTTAAGCACAGATAACCCCAGTGCAAGTCCAGATATGGTTTTGTATCCCAATCCCGCAAGGGCACAATTTAGTATAAAAAGCCAGCGACCTTTATCGCGTTATCAAATTTTTGATGTGCAAGGTAGAAATATCCAACACGGTCAACTCAACGCCAATCCCATAGACATCTCAAGTTTAGAAAACGGCGTATATCTCATTAAAGTTATAAGCCAAAACCAACATACGCAGGTGCTGAAGTTGGTGGTGGAGTAA
- the rsgA gene encoding ribosome small subunit-dependent GTPase A yields the protein MKGIVYKSTGSWYQVKTSDNSFYNCKLKGKIRLQGLKSTNPIAVGDKVDFEVIKDGDETIGIIKAIEERKNYIIRKSVNLSKQTHIIATNIDLAFLVITLNNPETTTTFIDRFLASAEAFDVECVLLFNKLDTLDQNEFGELKYLAEIYREIGYHRIGISASTGKNLDQVKALMIDKISVFAGHSGVGKSSIINAMDANINIKTKAISEQHAQGQHTTTFAEMHETHFGAKIIDTPGIRGFGMIDMEKEELSDYFREFFALKSECKFHNCLHINEPKCAIKQALNHDIIAFSRYKSYCQILEELDDQQQTFRKNPYAD from the coding sequence GTGAAAGGCATCGTTTATAAATCTACTGGCAGTTGGTATCAGGTTAAAACGTCTGACAATAGCTTTTATAATTGCAAACTGAAAGGCAAAATTAGACTTCAGGGGCTAAAAAGCACCAACCCCATTGCAGTAGGCGATAAAGTCGATTTTGAAGTCATAAAAGACGGCGATGAGACCATTGGTATCATCAAAGCTATTGAAGAACGTAAAAATTACATCATTCGCAAATCGGTTAACTTATCTAAGCAAACCCACATTATTGCGACCAATATAGATTTGGCATTTTTAGTCATCACGCTCAACAATCCTGAAACCACAACTACGTTTATCGACCGGTTTCTCGCTTCTGCAGAAGCTTTTGATGTGGAATGTGTTTTACTGTTCAATAAATTAGATACTTTAGACCAAAACGAATTTGGCGAACTTAAATATTTAGCTGAAATTTATCGTGAAATTGGTTATCACCGTATTGGTATTTCGGCGTCAACTGGCAAAAATTTAGATCAAGTCAAAGCCTTGATGATTGATAAAATCAGCGTGTTTGCAGGTCATAGTGGCGTTGGTAAATCGAGTATTATCAATGCTATGGATGCCAATATTAACATCAAAACCAAAGCAATTTCAGAGCAACACGCCCAAGGTCAGCATACCACAACCTTTGCCGAGATGCACGAAACCCATTTTGGAGCAAAAATTATTGACACGCCAGGCATTCGCGGTTTTGGAATGATTGATATGGAAAAAGAAGAACTCAGCGATTATTTCAGAGAATTTTTTGCTTTGAAATCAGAATGTAAATTTCATAATTGTCTGCACATCAACGAGCCTAAATGTGCAATCAAGCAAGCTTTAAATCACGATATTATAGCGTTTTCAAGATATAAAAGCTATTGCCAAATTTTAGAAGAACTCGACGACCAACAACAAACTTTTCGTAAAAACCCTTATGCCGATTAA
- the dtd gene encoding D-aminoacyl-tRNA deacylase, protein MRVILQRVKQAEVKVKPDYHAEIQEGLLIFLGIADEDTQDDIDWLVRKISRMRLFSDEAGKMNLSLLDTGFEAMVISQFTLHASTKKGNRPSFIKAAKPELAEPLYEAFANTLEQNLNKEVKTGIFGGDMQVTLTNDGPVTIIMDSRDKV, encoded by the coding sequence ATGAGAGTGATTTTACAACGTGTAAAACAAGCTGAAGTCAAGGTTAAACCCGATTATCATGCTGAGATACAAGAAGGTTTATTGATATTTTTAGGCATAGCAGATGAAGATACGCAAGACGATATTGATTGGTTGGTTCGGAAAATATCGAGAATGCGTTTGTTTAGTGATGAAGCTGGCAAAATGAATCTCAGCCTTTTAGATACAGGTTTTGAAGCCATGGTAATCAGTCAATTTACGCTTCATGCTTCTACAAAAAAAGGCAATCGCCCCAGTTTTATTAAAGCCGCAAAACCCGAATTAGCAGAACCACTTTACGAAGCCTTTGCTAATACCTTAGAACAAAACCTTAATAAAGAGGTGAAAACTGGCATTTTTGGAGGAGATATGCAAGTTACTTTAACCAATGATGGACCAGTGACGATAATTATGGATTCAAGAGATAAAGTCTGA
- a CDS encoding peptidylprolyl isomerase — translation MSQVKDKDTVKVHYTGKLTSNDQVFDSSLEREPLEFTLGQGMLIPGFEKGIIDMKVNEKKTLKINKDEAYGDVRDDLFHKVSKEQLPEEIKPEVGMGLVSKNPDGSEQQLRVAAVNDDHIVVDANHPLAGHDLTFEVEVVEIK, via the coding sequence ATGAGTCAAGTTAAAGACAAAGACACTGTAAAAGTGCATTACACAGGGAAATTAACATCAAATGATCAAGTATTTGACAGTTCTTTAGAACGTGAACCTTTAGAGTTCACTTTGGGTCAAGGTATGCTAATACCTGGATTTGAAAAAGGAATTATCGATATGAAAGTTAACGAAAAAAAGACATTAAAAATAAACAAAGACGAAGCTTATGGCGATGTACGCGACGACTTATTCCATAAAGTTAGCAAAGAACAACTTCCAGAAGAAATCAAACCAGAAGTTGGCATGGGATTAGTTTCAAAAAACCCAGATGGGAGTGAACAACAACTTCGCGTAGCCGCTGTAAATGACGACCATATTGTAGTTGATGCCAATCATCCACTTGCTGGCCATGACTTAACCTTTGAAGTTGAAGTTGTAGAAATCAAATAA
- a CDS encoding cytochrome c oxidase subunit II → MTAFLIIIVLALLAITFWQISKIYKLSKPSDDDGAIANDKDNQKQAKIMLVFMVFLYGLMIYSFWNLSKFYLPEATSDHGSTYDQLMFISIGIIMTVQVITQALLHYFAYKYRGKKGKRALFYADNNTLEFIWTVIPVVVLAGLIIYGLVSWTQIMNPKQDEDTMVVEIYAYQFDWRARYAGQDNVLGKANVRFIEGVNQLGVDETDEYGKDDVIVNELHLPVNKPVIFKFRSQDVLHSAYFPFFRSQMNVVPGMITEFGFTPTITSNEIRNSDYMLEKVKRINKIRDERSKKLIAEGRSELDDYEFEYYLLCNKICGVTHYNMQMKIVVEEEEEFNKWIEEQQTFGELLAKQ, encoded by the coding sequence ATGACAGCATTTTTAATCATAATCGTATTAGCACTTTTAGCCATTACATTTTGGCAAATATCTAAAATATACAAATTATCAAAACCGTCAGATGATGATGGTGCTATTGCCAATGATAAAGACAACCAAAAACAAGCCAAAATTATGCTTGTATTTATGGTGTTTCTTTATGGTTTGATGATTTATTCATTTTGGAATCTAAGTAAGTTTTATTTACCAGAAGCGACATCAGATCACGGTTCTACCTATGATCAATTAATGTTTATATCAATAGGGATAATTATGACTGTTCAGGTAATCACTCAAGCTTTATTGCATTATTTTGCTTACAAATATCGTGGTAAAAAAGGAAAACGTGCTTTGTTTTATGCCGACAATAATACCTTAGAGTTTATTTGGACCGTAATTCCTGTTGTTGTTTTAGCAGGTTTAATCATTTACGGACTTGTTTCTTGGACTCAAATTATGAATCCAAAGCAAGATGAAGATACTATGGTTGTAGAAATATACGCTTATCAATTTGATTGGAGAGCTCGTTATGCTGGTCAAGACAATGTTCTCGGCAAAGCAAATGTAAGATTTATAGAAGGCGTCAATCAACTCGGTGTTGATGAGACGGATGAATATGGCAAAGACGATGTAATTGTTAACGAATTGCACTTACCTGTCAACAAACCTGTGATTTTTAAATTCCGTTCTCAAGATGTTTTGCACTCTGCCTATTTCCCTTTCTTTAGGTCTCAAATGAATGTTGTCCCAGGTATGATTACAGAGTTTGGGTTTACACCTACAATAACTTCTAATGAAATTAGAAATAGCGATTATATGTTGGAGAAAGTGAAACGCATAAACAAAATACGCGACGAAAGAAGTAAAAAATTAATTGCAGAAGGTCGTTCTGAGTTAGATGATTATGAATTTGAATACTACTTGCTTTGTAATAAAATATGTGGTGTTACACATTACAATATGCAAATGAAAATAGTCGTTGAAGAAGAAGAAGAATTCAACAAATGGATTGAAGAGCAACAAACTTTTGGAGAATTATTAGCTAAACAATAA
- a CDS encoding quinol:cytochrome C oxidoreductase — protein sequence MYKMSNKLRLSAIIFMVVGVLGIAYGFWQAPSSKAEAKELLEHKAEHGDSHAETANTHQVEGQSSNRAEEAHSDEHLEHAYHQMQNRPWSAVFVPMLFFFLIAVGALVFYAIQNVSQAGWSPLLFRVMQGISNYMLPGGILIFLFLILSSLQLNHLYIWMDPETVAHDEVIQEKSAYLNIPFFFIRSAIILFTWSFFRHLLVKNSVKQDDELNLNLYKKNVKLSIAFLAIFIITEAIVSWDWIMSIDTHWFSTLFGWFVFASMFVSAITTIALVSIYLKSKGLLEQVNDSHIHDLAKFMFAFSIFWTYLWFSQFMLIWYANMPEEAVYFVSRIENYKLMFFGIVAINFVGPVLILMNSDFKRINWLVVLTGILILVGHYFNFFLLIMPGTVGDAWAIGIPEIGSLLFFLGLFIWFAFKGISKLPLVPKNSPFLKESQQYHY from the coding sequence ATGTATAAAATGTCCAACAAACTTCGCTTATCAGCAATCATTTTTATGGTTGTGGGTGTTTTAGGGATAGCTTATGGCTTTTGGCAAGCCCCAAGCTCAAAAGCTGAAGCTAAAGAATTATTAGAACACAAAGCTGAACATGGCGATTCTCATGCTGAAACAGCAAATACACATCAAGTTGAAGGGCAAAGCTCAAATCGTGCAGAAGAAGCTCATAGCGATGAACATCTTGAGCATGCTTATCATCAAATGCAAAACAGACCTTGGTCAGCCGTTTTTGTGCCAATGTTGTTTTTCTTTTTAATTGCAGTTGGAGCTCTTGTGTTTTACGCTATACAAAATGTGTCTCAAGCTGGTTGGTCTCCACTATTGTTTAGAGTTATGCAGGGAATTTCAAATTATATGTTGCCTGGTGGAATTTTGATTTTCTTATTTCTTATACTCTCAAGTTTGCAACTCAACCATTTATATATATGGATGGATCCTGAAACTGTAGCTCATGATGAAGTTATACAGGAAAAATCAGCATATTTGAATATTCCATTCTTCTTTATTCGTTCAGCTATTATTTTATTTACGTGGTCGTTTTTTAGACATTTATTAGTCAAAAATTCTGTCAAACAAGATGATGAATTAAACTTGAATTTATACAAAAAAAATGTCAAATTATCAATAGCCTTTTTAGCTATATTCATTATTACTGAAGCCATAGTATCTTGGGATTGGATAATGAGTATTGATACACACTGGTTTAGCACGTTGTTTGGATGGTTTGTCTTTGCAAGTATGTTTGTTTCTGCTATTACAACTATTGCTTTAGTGAGTATTTATCTCAAATCAAAAGGTTTGTTAGAACAAGTTAACGACAGCCATATCCACGATTTAGCTAAATTTATGTTTGCATTTAGCATATTTTGGACTTATTTATGGTTTTCTCAATTTATGCTGATTTGGTATGCTAATATGCCAGAGGAAGCAGTGTATTTTGTATCGAGGATTGAAAATTATAAGTTGATGTTTTTCGGGATTGTAGCTATTAACTTTGTAGGTCCAGTTCTTATTTTAATGAATTCAGATTTTAAACGAATTAATTGGTTAGTTGTTTTGACAGGGATTTTGATTTTAGTAGGTCACTATTTTAATTTCTTCCTACTCATAATGCCTGGTACTGTAGGAGATGCTTGGGCTATTGGTATTCCAGAAATCGGTAGTTTACTCTTTTTCTTAGGATTATTTATTTGGTTCGCCTTTAAAGGAATTAGTAAACTTCCTTTAGTTCCTAAAAATTCACCATTTTTAAAAGAAAGCCAACAATATCATTATTAA
- a CDS encoding cytochrome c: protein MKYSILILLCLVLSLSSCADKNNPNYQYFPDMYQSLAYETYQEATIFPNEQEAMLPVEGTIPRGWLPYNYKNNPEGYNLAKAELKNPLVYSEENLKKGQELFNIYCATCHGQKGDGQGWLVQQEKILGVPAYDDQGRAITEGSTYHVMYYGINTMGSYASQMSEKELWQVNHYVMKLKAELEGKPERAFETEKETKQDVENTVEEEVAITE from the coding sequence ATGAAATATTCAATTTTAATCTTACTCTGTCTTGTGCTTAGCTTGAGTTCATGTGCTGATAAAAACAATCCTAATTATCAGTATTTTCCAGACATGTATCAGTCTTTAGCCTATGAGACATATCAAGAAGCGACAATATTTCCTAACGAACAAGAAGCCATGTTGCCTGTTGAAGGAACTATTCCTAGAGGTTGGTTGCCTTATAATTATAAAAATAACCCAGAAGGCTATAATTTGGCAAAAGCAGAACTTAAAAATCCTTTAGTGTATTCTGAGGAAAACTTAAAAAAAGGTCAAGAATTATTTAATATATATTGTGCAACTTGTCACGGTCAAAAAGGAGATGGACAAGGTTGGTTAGTGCAACAAGAAAAAATACTCGGTGTGCCAGCTTATGATGACCAAGGAAGAGCAATTACTGAAGGTAGTACATATCATGTTATGTATTATGGTATAAACACGATGGGATCTTATGCCTCTCAAATGAGTGAAAAGGAACTTTGGCAGGTTAACCATTATGTCATGAAACTCAAAGCTGAGCTTGAGGGCAAACCAGAAAGAGCTTTTGAAACTGAGAAAGAAACAAAACAAGATGTTGAAAATACTGTAGAAGAAGAAGTCGCAATAACTGAATAA
- a CDS encoding DUF3341 domain-containing protein → MANYTLQALYEDDDHLMKAVKETRSAHHHIEEVFTPFPVHGLDKVAGLKPTRIAITSFMYGVLGLGVAVWMMNFIMIDDWPRNIGGKPSFTFFQNMPAFIPIMFELTVFFATHLMVITFYMRSKIWPFKKAENPDPRTTDDHFLMEVSREKNNVQSLAEFLQATGAKEVTLKQS, encoded by the coding sequence ATGGCAAATTACACATTACAAGCATTATACGAAGATGATGACCACTTGATGAAAGCCGTTAAAGAAACCCGTTCTGCTCATCATCATATTGAGGAAGTATTTACACCATTTCCAGTTCACGGTCTTGATAAAGTCGCAGGTTTAAAACCAACACGAATAGCTATTACTTCATTTATGTATGGTGTTCTCGGTCTTGGCGTTGCTGTTTGGATGATGAATTTTATAATGATAGATGATTGGCCTAGAAATATTGGTGGTAAACCAAGTTTTACATTCTTTCAAAATATGCCAGCTTTCATTCCTATTATGTTTGAGTTAACAGTGTTTTTTGCGACTCACTTGATGGTTATTACATTTTATATGCGTTCTAAAATTTGGCCATTTAAAAAAGCAGAAAATCCAGACCCAAGAACAACCGATGACCATTTTTTGATGGAAGTTAGTAGAGAAAAAAATAATGTTCAGAGCCTAGCTGAGTTTTTACAAGCCACAGGCGCTAAGGAAGTTACATTAAAACAATCTTAA